From the Solanum pennellii chromosome 4, SPENNV200 genome, one window contains:
- the LOC107015762 gene encoding probable trehalose-phosphate phosphatase J, protein MTQQNVVVSDPKSGINLAIPVKVPVSNSSALFTTAAQKPPPGPGSCITISRKTLLEINGNNSARINSWVESMRASSPTHHKSSPALSDDLNSWMVQHPSALDMFEQIISASKGKQIVMFLDYDGTLSPIVEDPDQAFMSDSMRATVRKLARYFPTAIVSGRCRDKVYSFVRLAELYYAGSHGMDIKGPSKGCKYKKGAQAVLFQPASEFLPMIDEVYKELVDITKSTEGVRVENNKFCASVHFRCVDEKKWGELAQQVRSVLKEYPKLQLTQGRKVLEIRPTIKWDKGKALEFLLESLGYANCTDVFPVYIGDDRTDEDAFKVLRERDQGFGILVSKTPKDTHASYSLQEPSEVMVFLRRLVEWKKLSLRRQFRIRRQIEEMKASLRN, encoded by the exons ATGACTCAGCAGAATGTGGTAGTATCTGATCCCAAATCCGGTATTAATCTGGCAATACCGGTGAAGGTACCGGTATCGAACTCGTCGGCGTTGTTCACGACGGCAGCTCAGAAGCCACCGCCGGGGCCGGGGAGTTGTATCACTATTTCAAGAAAGACACTTCTTGAAATTAATGGGAATAATAGTGCTAGAATCAATTCTTGGGTTGAATCAATGAGAGCTTCCTCACCTACTCATCATAAGTCCAGTCCTGCTCTTTCAGATGACTTGAATTCTTGGATG GTGCAACATCCATCAGCACTGGATATGTTTGAGCAGATAATCAGTGCTTCAAAGGGAAAGCAAATTGTGATGTTTCTAGACTATGATGGCACTCTTTCCCCCATTGTTGAGGATCCTGATCAAGCTTTCATGTCTGATTCT ATGAGAGCAACAGTGAGAAAACTTGCTAGATATTTCCCTACTGCAATAGTGAGTGGAAGGTGCAGAGACAAG GTATACAGCTTTGTACGATTGGCAGAGTTGTACTATGCTGGTAGCCACGGAATGGATATAAAAGGGCCATCAAAAGGTTGCAAATACAAGAAA gGAGCTCAAGCTGTTCTTTTCCAACCAGCAAGTGAATTTCTCCCTATGATTGATGAGGTTTACAAGGAACTTGTGGATATAACAAAGTCTACAGAAGGAGTTAGAGTTGAAAATAACAAGTTTTGTGCCTCTGTACATTTCCGCTGTGTTGATGAAAAG AAATGGGGTGAACTAGCACAACAAGTAAGATCAGTGCTTAAAGAATACCCAAAGCTTCAATTGACACAAGGAAGAAAAGTATTAGAGATTCGTCCAACTATTAAATGGGACAAGGGCAAAGCTCTCGAATTCTTGCTCGAATCACTTG GATATGCTAACTGTACTGATGTCTTTCCTGTATATATTGGTGATGATCGAACCGATGAAGATGCTTTCAAG GTCCTAAGAGAAAGAGATCAAGGTTTTGGCATTCTTGTCTCCAAAACACCAAAAGACACACATGCATCTTATTCTTTGCAAGAACCATCTGAG GTTATGGTGTTTCTACGACGTTTGGTAGAGTGGAAAAAGTTGTCATTAAGAAGACAATTTAGAATTCGAAGACAAATTGAGGAGATGAAAGCATCTTTAAGGAACTAA